One Helianthus annuus cultivar XRQ/B chromosome 7, HanXRQr2.0-SUNRISE, whole genome shotgun sequence genomic region harbors:
- the LOC110867606 gene encoding F-box/FBD/LRR-repeat protein At1g13570 has protein sequence MDRISKLPLGIIETILCLLPIQEAARTSILSREWRYHWTKIPKLVFNEYTFEVSTDRAEPSVLEQTFDKPSKRREMHKRCKFFYAIYQVLLMHEGPIHEFTLSMGVDTSCVEIDQILRHLSKKNSLKMLKLSFCAGGDVGYKLPISLFSLHQLTSLYLSGCALYQQRSFNEFGYLTTLHLEGVWMYEKMLLRLLSSCPFLKSLTLDNASTFICDDEVTTIVDLLECLPVIEYLYVVFSFVEDFLRWRHPKELPTALVHLKYLCIHDLSFSHIYGLPFLALLIRSSPNLEKLKLVMYDEDLEEYEMGSFTLEDYSDITLEHLNELEIIRFSDAENELDFVKLIMAKSPVLKEVWISPCYDFDKDKESEIVKILCFTPCAAPLVNIMW, from the exons ATGGATAGAATCAGCAAGCTTCCTTTAGGCATAATAGAAACCATATTATGTCTACTACCGATTcaagaggcagcaaggacaagCATCCTCTCTAGGGAATGGAGGTACCATTGGACCAAAATCCCTAAACTTGTTTTTAACGAGTATACGTTTGAAGTGTCGACCGATAGGGCCGAGCCGTCTGTTTTGGAACAAACGTTTGACAAACCAAGTAAAAGGAGAGAAATGCACAAGAGGTGTAAGTTTTTCTACGCGATATACCAAGTTCTGCTTATGCACGAGGGTCCAATACACGAGTTCACTCTTTCTATGGGGGTAGATACCTCGTGTGTTGAGATTGACCAAATACTACGTCATTTATCGAAGAAAAACTCTCTCAAGATGTTAAAACTTTCTTTTTGTGCGGGAGGTGATGTGGGGTATAAGTTACCCATTTCTCTCTTCTCTTTACACCAATTAACAAGTTTGTATCTGAGTGGTTGTGCTCTTTACCAACAACGTTCATTCAATGAATTTGGTTATCTTACAACCTTACATTTGGAAGGTGTATGGATGTATGAGAAAATGCTTCTGCGTCTTTTATCCAGCTGCCCATTTCTTAAGAGTTTGACTCTC GATAATGCGAGTACATTTATCTGTGATGATGAAGTTACTACCATTGTTGATCTATTAGAGTGTTTACCGGTGATTGAATATCTTTATGTTGTGTTTTCCTTCGTTGAG GATTTTCTTCGATGGAGACATCCGAAAGAGCTCCCAACAGCATTAGTCCACCTGAAATACTTGTGTATACATGATTTGAGCTTTAGTCACATATATGGGTTACCTTTTCTTGCTCTTCTGATTAGAAGCTCCCCAAACCTTGAGAAACTTAAGCTAGTG ATGTATGACGAAGATCTTGAAGAATATGAGATGGGCTCTTTTACACTCGAAGATTATTCAGATATTACGCTGGAGCATCTGAACGAATTAGAGATTATACGTTTTAGCGACGCAGAGAATGAGTTGGATTTTGTGAAGCTTATAATGGCCAAGTCACCTGTACTAAAGGAGGTATGGATATCCCCATGTTATgattttgataaagataaagaatCAGAGATTGTAAAAATCCTTTGCTTTACTCCATGCGCGGCCCCTCTGGTAAACATCATGTGGTAG